The proteins below come from a single Nitrospiraceae bacterium genomic window:
- a CDS encoding response regulator transcription factor produces MVKILVADDHAVVRQGVKQILAEDFKDAVVGEASNIHEVLDLVRKRKWDIVILDMTMPGRSGLDALKDLKQLNPKLPVLVLSMHPEDQFAVRVLKAGAAGYLTKESAAEELVTAIRKVLLGGKYISSALAEVLAMSLSDDLGSPPHLTLSDREYQILSLIASGKTARDIAQELSLGVSTVSTYRSRILQKLKMKNNAEITRYAFQHQLVP; encoded by the coding sequence ATGGTAAAAATTCTGGTTGCAGACGATCACGCTGTGGTCCGGCAAGGGGTAAAGCAAATTCTCGCCGAGGATTTCAAGGATGCGGTTGTTGGTGAGGCCTCCAATATCCATGAAGTCCTTGACCTCGTCAGGAAGCGAAAATGGGACATTGTGATCCTGGATATGACCATGCCGGGTCGAAGCGGCTTGGATGCCCTCAAGGATCTGAAGCAATTGAATCCCAAGCTTCCGGTGCTGGTGTTGAGTATGCATCCGGAAGATCAATTCGCCGTGAGAGTTTTAAAAGCAGGAGCCGCCGGCTACCTGACGAAGGAGAGTGCGGCAGAAGAATTGGTAACGGCTATCCGAAAAGTTTTGCTTGGGGGGAAATATATCAGTTCCGCACTTGCGGAAGTCTTAGCCATGTCCCTCTCCGATGACCTCGGAAGCCCTCCTCATCTCACATTGTCCGACCGGGAGTATCAGATCCTCAGTCTGATTGCTTCAGGCAAGACCGCACGGGATATTGCGCAGGAATTGTCTTTGGGCGTCAGCACCGTCAGTACGTACCGCTCACGTATTCTTCAGAAACTGAAAATGAAGAACAATGCGGAAATAACCCGGTACGCCTTTCAGCATCAGTTGGTTCCTTGA
- a CDS encoding PAS domain S-box protein, translated as MPDKDTQRILIIDDEPDDVELTGEALLQVWPGSIIVGAGTAEAGLAKARASSWSLILLDYKLPGKTGLEILRELRSLCPESSIILLTGHGDEATAVQVMLAGADYYLRKSTNFLLELPMVVREVLEKHHLRLRIKHTEERYHRLIEHITDIVFELDALGCFRFVSPAVLPILGYAPEEMKGVPVSHFLHPDDLPRSAHWFHKEGMERQATSGSSIRFLMKSGEIREIEVDATVIYDHRNQFSATVGIARDVTERKKAEASLARLRYKYELLLNSAHDGIYGIDLEGKTILMNPAAADMIGYTREELRGRSMHDILHHSKSDGTPFPVEECLIHQAFRDGTLHHVPEDVFWKKDGSPFWVEYTSNPIWEHDRIVGAVVTFRDITERKRSEERLRESHEQLRDLAAHLETVREEERTRVAREIHDELGSALTCLKMDLAWMAKRIPMTNSRETAAQLAPKIHSMSKFANEMVRLVQKVSTELRPAVLDELGLGPAIEWQAKEFQSRTGITCRLDIYPESLAIDSDRATAVFRILQEILTNVIRHADATSVSIHMNRSVTHLKLKVTDNGRGITLMQISSPKSLGLVGMRERALLWGGEVTIVGDPEKGTTVFLELPLNREG; from the coding sequence ATGCCTGATAAAGACACACAAAGAATTTTGATCATCGACGACGAACCCGATGATGTGGAATTGACCGGTGAAGCTCTTCTGCAAGTCTGGCCAGGCAGCATCATCGTAGGAGCCGGGACGGCGGAAGCTGGTTTGGCGAAGGCCAGAGCATCGAGCTGGTCGTTGATTCTTTTAGATTATAAGCTTCCGGGGAAAACCGGGCTGGAGATTCTCCGGGAGTTGAGGTCTCTCTGTCCCGAATCCAGCATCATTCTTCTCACGGGACATGGTGATGAGGCGACAGCAGTCCAGGTGATGCTCGCCGGCGCCGATTATTACCTCCGAAAATCCACCAACTTCTTGTTGGAATTGCCCATGGTGGTGCGTGAAGTGCTTGAAAAGCACCATTTGCGGCTCAGGATCAAGCACACGGAGGAGCGCTATCATCGACTGATTGAACATATCACCGACATCGTGTTTGAACTGGATGCGTTGGGCTGCTTTCGCTTTGTCAGCCCGGCCGTGCTTCCCATCCTTGGATATGCCCCGGAAGAAATGAAGGGGGTCCCTGTCTCACATTTCCTTCATCCCGACGATCTCCCTCGCTCTGCGCACTGGTTTCACAAAGAAGGCATGGAACGTCAGGCCACCAGTGGATCAAGCATACGCTTCCTGATGAAAAGTGGTGAAATCCGTGAGATTGAGGTGGATGCGACGGTCATCTACGATCATCGCAATCAGTTTTCGGCTACAGTGGGAATCGCGCGGGATGTCACGGAACGCAAGAAGGCGGAAGCCTCACTCGCGCGACTTCGCTACAAGTATGAACTTCTTTTGAATTCCGCCCATGATGGGATTTATGGAATTGATCTGGAGGGAAAAACGATATTGATGAACCCGGCCGCTGCAGACATGATTGGCTATACCAGGGAAGAATTGCGCGGCCGGTCCATGCACGATATTCTCCACCACAGTAAATCCGATGGCACGCCTTTTCCGGTTGAGGAGTGTCTGATCCATCAGGCATTTCGGGATGGAACACTTCACCATGTTCCGGAGGATGTGTTTTGGAAAAAGGATGGCTCGCCGTTCTGGGTGGAATATACCAGCAATCCCATTTGGGAACACGACAGGATCGTGGGAGCGGTGGTCACATTCCGGGACATCACCGAACGAAAAAGGTCAGAGGAGCGTTTGAGGGAATCTCATGAACAGTTGCGCGATCTGGCTGCGCATCTGGAGACGGTCAGGGAAGAGGAGCGGACGCGGGTGGCCCGCGAAATTCACGATGAGTTGGGTTCGGCGCTGACATGCTTGAAAATGGATTTGGCCTGGATGGCCAAGCGAATCCCCATGACGAATTCAAGGGAGACGGCTGCTCAACTCGCTCCCAAAATTCATTCAATGTCAAAATTTGCGAATGAGATGGTCCGATTGGTTCAAAAGGTCAGTACAGAATTGCGACCAGCGGTGTTGGATGAACTTGGACTTGGCCCGGCCATCGAATGGCAGGCCAAAGAATTTCAGAGTCGGACCGGAATTACTTGTAGATTGGACATTTATCCTGAGAGTCTGGCTATCGACAGTGATCGCGCCACGGCTGTCTTTCGAATCCTCCAGGAGATCTTAACGAATGTCATCCGCCATGCCGATGCGACAAGTGTCAGCATACACATGAATCGGTCTGTGACGCATCTGAAATTAAAAGTTACGGACAATGGTCGCGGCATTACCCTCATGCAGATTTCCAGTCCCAAATCCCTGGGCCTGGTCGGTATGCGCGAACGCGCCCTGCTTTGGGGTGGGGAGGTGACAATCGTCGGTGACCCAGAGAAAGGCACGACGGTCTTCCTGGAATTGCCGCTCAACCGTGAGGGGTGA
- a CDS encoding response regulator: MTINVIDILLIEGNVDDIELTREALRAGKIANNLTVIRDGQEAMRHLFGNGEPPLPPERFPKLILLDLRLPKVDGIDVLRRIKKEPVLCRVPVVVLTTSKRDEDIVRSYDLGVNSYIQKPVLFDKFVETVKTLELYWVLTNTPPPYL; this comes from the coding sequence ATGACCATCAACGTCATTGATATTTTGCTGATTGAAGGCAATGTAGACGATATTGAGTTGACCAGGGAAGCCTTGCGTGCAGGCAAAATCGCGAATAATCTCACGGTAATCCGTGATGGACAGGAAGCCATGAGACACTTGTTCGGTAACGGGGAGCCGCCGCTTCCACCTGAGCGATTTCCCAAACTCATTCTCTTGGATCTGCGATTACCCAAGGTGGACGGCATTGATGTTTTGAGGCGAATCAAAAAGGAACCTGTCCTTTGCCGGGTTCCTGTGGTGGTGTTGACCACGTCGAAACGTGATGAGGATATTGTCCGGTCCTATGACCTTGGAGTGAATTCCTATATTCAGAAGCCCGTATTGTTTGACAAATTTGTTGAGACGGTCAAGACGCTGGAGTTATATTGGGTTTTGACGAATACCCCGCCCCCCTATTTGTAG
- a CDS encoding PAS domain S-box protein: MMQLPKSSYQWLSWLRILIVVGVLVHGAVAVHQLENQTLEAAGRSLTRVAVDIADKLDLLLFERYGDIQTIAKSEVFHGRDVHTINNYLDLFKKAYPIYRWIAVTDRQGRIIAASNRSNVGEDRSRETWFQDVRDTGGIHIQDAERSLDAGGILAVAFSAPILDADAKFLGAVTARVGLPDLRKVFDRTVIPVQMPEGPSAMGEWHLLDKDGNLLADSLLQEEGKVNLRKLGVQPAFMNASGQPGYVEEMHKRRGVEILRGYARTKGIGEFPGLNWTVLVNLDRSAILAPLHRIVWNLGLAGGVIFFPLVALLYWLTYRLRQEYGQAQTEAVRAVKAEQEYRAARDQLADVLDHAPDPIFFSDTEGNITRFSRGAENVLGYAAEAMVSKPVTELFMDPGHWKPLVDELTVHGEVIGREIVFRNPKGDPVHISLTLSVLRNAEGQPTGTVGLCKDVTAAKRNEESLRISNEELESFVYAISHDLQAPLRGIQGFAVLLLKRAAERLEHQERHYLERIRKGAERMEALIRDLLEYSRIERITHPWELVSMEQIVLQVRMDVEDRIRQTHTELRIEGPLPWVYGDRVRLAQLWANLLSNAIKYAKPGEPPVISIGCQKLAEQFIFFIRDKGIGISPEFHQKIFGVFNRLHTEDQIEGTGIGLAIVKRIVEFHKGKIWVDSAEGVGSTFFFTLPENQGGYGKSLSAGIPAPTPAAPTRL; this comes from the coding sequence ATGATGCAGCTACCAAAAAGTTCCTACCAATGGTTGTCATGGCTTCGCATCCTCATCGTGGTCGGGGTATTAGTTCATGGGGCTGTCGCCGTTCATCAGCTTGAAAATCAAACCCTGGAAGCTGCCGGAAGGAGTTTGACCAGGGTTGCGGTCGATATTGCCGATAAGTTGGACCTGCTCCTGTTTGAGCGGTATGGGGATATTCAAACCATTGCCAAATCAGAAGTTTTTCATGGTAGGGATGTCCACACCATAAACAATTATCTGGATTTGTTTAAAAAAGCCTACCCTATCTACCGGTGGATAGCGGTGACCGATCGGCAGGGCAGGATTATTGCCGCCTCCAATCGCTCCAACGTAGGAGAAGACCGCAGTCGCGAAACCTGGTTTCAAGATGTGCGCGATACAGGTGGTATTCATATTCAAGATGCAGAACGTTCCCTGGATGCTGGAGGGATCTTGGCGGTGGCCTTTTCGGCTCCGATCCTTGATGCTGATGCGAAATTTTTGGGTGCCGTGACTGCACGGGTGGGGCTGCCCGATCTCCGAAAAGTCTTCGACCGGACAGTGATCCCTGTACAGATGCCTGAAGGCCCTTCCGCGATGGGGGAGTGGCATTTATTGGACAAGGATGGCAACCTACTAGCCGATTCTCTGTTACAGGAAGAGGGAAAAGTCAACCTGAGAAAGCTAGGAGTTCAACCGGCATTCATGAATGCGTCGGGGCAGCCTGGTTACGTCGAAGAAATGCATAAACGACGTGGAGTGGAAATCCTCAGAGGATATGCCCGCACCAAAGGAATAGGCGAGTTTCCAGGTCTGAATTGGACAGTCCTCGTCAACCTGGATCGCAGTGCGATCCTGGCACCCCTCCACCGGATCGTTTGGAATTTGGGTCTCGCGGGGGGCGTCATCTTTTTCCCGCTGGTGGCTCTGTTGTATTGGCTCACATACCGCTTGAGACAGGAATATGGTCAGGCGCAAACCGAGGCGGTTCGGGCGGTCAAAGCCGAGCAGGAATATCGGGCGGCGCGGGATCAGTTGGCGGATGTGCTTGATCACGCGCCCGATCCGATCTTTTTTTCCGACACAGAGGGAAACATTACGAGGTTTAGTCGGGGAGCCGAGAATGTGCTTGGATATGCCGCGGAAGCCATGGTCTCCAAACCCGTGACGGAACTCTTCATGGATCCAGGTCATTGGAAGCCATTGGTGGACGAATTAACTGTCCATGGGGAGGTCATTGGTCGTGAGATTGTATTTCGGAATCCCAAGGGGGATCCCGTCCATATCAGCCTCACCCTCTCTGTCCTTCGGAACGCAGAAGGGCAACCGACCGGAACCGTTGGATTATGCAAAGACGTCACCGCTGCGAAGCGAAATGAAGAGTCTCTGCGAATCAGCAATGAAGAACTAGAGAGTTTTGTGTATGCCATTTCCCATGACTTGCAAGCACCCTTGCGGGGCATACAGGGGTTTGCCGTCCTGCTCCTGAAACGAGCCGCCGAGCGACTGGAACACCAAGAGCGGCATTACCTGGAGCGCATCCGAAAAGGCGCCGAGCGAATGGAGGCACTAATCCGGGATCTGTTAGAGTATTCCCGCATCGAACGCATCACGCATCCATGGGAATTAGTGTCGATGGAACAAATTGTTCTTCAGGTTCGCATGGATGTGGAAGACCGCATTCGTCAGACACACACAGAGTTACGGATCGAGGGCCCCTTGCCATGGGTCTATGGAGATCGGGTTCGGCTGGCCCAGCTTTGGGCCAATCTCCTGTCTAACGCCATCAAATATGCCAAACCCGGGGAGCCTCCGGTCATCAGCATCGGGTGTCAGAAGCTTGCGGAACAATTTATCTTCTTTATTCGCGACAAGGGAATTGGCATTTCTCCGGAGTTCCACCAGAAAATTTTCGGAGTCTTCAATAGACTGCATACTGAAGACCAGATTGAGGGCACAGGTATTGGGCTGGCGATCGTCAAACGCATTGTCGAGTTCCACAAAGGGAAAATTTGGGTGGATTCGGCAGAGGGAGTAGGGAGCACGTTCTTTTTCACGCTTCCGGAAAATCAAGGAGGGTATGGAAAATCACTGTCAGCGGGTATTCCCGCGCCAACTCCGGCTGCCCCGACACGTCTTTAG
- a CDS encoding DUF2934 domain-containing protein codes for MMRTQKSHNEEKTSKVLPFQFPITKDGASTTNSKKGNIKAVSRLAERRKGAKIRQAQSGLPHYISEEILHGRIEKRAYELFVQRGCQHGYDREDWFQAEHDVLTPKEVG; via the coding sequence ATGATGAGAACTCAAAAATCTCACAATGAAGAAAAGACCTCAAAAGTTTTACCATTTCAATTTCCCATTACCAAGGACGGGGCTTCCACGACGAACTCCAAAAAAGGGAATATAAAAGCCGTGTCTCGACTGGCTGAGCGTAGGAAGGGTGCAAAGATCAGGCAAGCTCAATCAGGTCTTCCCCATTACATTTCGGAAGAAATATTACATGGGCGAATCGAAAAGCGGGCCTATGAATTGTTTGTGCAACGAGGCTGCCAACATGGGTATGATCGAGAGGACTGGTTTCAGGCGGAACACGACGTGTTGACCCCAAAAGAAGTGGGGTAG
- a CDS encoding response regulator — protein sequence MSTRILVVDDEADSASFVAGAIEGWGFEVKIASNGREGLSVLHATPIDGILLDLEMPVMNGWTMLDELRWQGNAVPVIVMSKEGNCAKLKKFLAEGAQDYLVKPFNHLLLMQKTFRHFPWQPSMGKRPAIVKDETQEAKISLAEGALLVQRSCWVPAEKSDWKVA from the coding sequence ATGTCGACCAGGATCTTGGTCGTTGATGATGAGGCAGACAGTGCCAGCTTCGTAGCCGGGGCGATAGAGGGGTGGGGATTCGAGGTGAAAATTGCCTCAAATGGGCGTGAAGGTCTCTCCGTGCTTCACGCCACGCCAATTGATGGCATTTTGCTTGATTTGGAGATGCCGGTGATGAATGGATGGACCATGCTGGATGAATTGCGATGGCAGGGGAACGCGGTTCCGGTCATTGTCATGTCGAAGGAGGGAAATTGCGCGAAACTCAAAAAATTCCTTGCAGAAGGTGCCCAGGATTATCTGGTGAAACCGTTCAATCATCTTCTTCTGATGCAGAAAACATTTCGGCATTTCCCTTGGCAACCGAGCATGGGAAAAAGACCGGCTATCGTAAAAGATGAAACTCAGGAGGCCAAGATTTCTCTGGCAGAAGGAGCGCTCTTGGTCCAAAGGAGTTGTTGGGTGCCTGCGGAGAAATCCGATTGGAAGGTGGCCTGA